In Polaribacter sp. Hel_I_88, the following proteins share a genomic window:
- the dndC gene encoding DNA phosphorothioation system sulfurtransferase DndC yields MSKRIDQIIDEIIDQYAFADTSKRPWIIGFSGGKDSTVLLTLVWKALEKIRAMPNPFQLRRPVYVVCNDTMVENPIIAEYVDEVLVKIEIAARDQGLPIFVKKTTPKLEETFWINVIGKGYPVPNNTFRWCTDRLKIRPTSNFLHEQIDEKGEAIVLLGTRYEESKKREKSIKKHETEGKRLAKHATDINTWVYAPIKELMLEEVWYIINAIKSPWGFDNSILFKIYVDASADDYECPTIVTDKEHKSCGQSRFGCWTCTVVKKDKSMSSLVNNGQEWLKPLLDFRTKLVDDRNLPENRSDRRRNGMLAVDEDGNPRGTYEMSYKVRLLKELLELQKEVQQVKPHINLINNQELIAIQVRWNREGYFEKRVGDIYRDVYGKELSTNNLKSLDATERRILKEVCGDETNYYHLIDNLITLQETKSLMLSKYGLHNDVEKRIESFVNPKS; encoded by the coding sequence ATGAGTAAAAGAATTGACCAAATTATTGACGAAATTATAGATCAATACGCATTTGCAGATACTTCTAAAAGACCATGGATAATTGGTTTTAGTGGTGGTAAAGATTCTACTGTTTTATTAACTTTAGTTTGGAAAGCCTTAGAGAAAATAAGAGCTATGCCAAATCCTTTTCAGTTAAGACGACCTGTATATGTGGTTTGTAATGATACTATGGTCGAGAATCCAATTATTGCTGAATATGTTGATGAAGTATTAGTCAAAATTGAAATCGCAGCAAGAGACCAAGGTTTACCAATATTTGTAAAAAAAACTACACCAAAGCTCGAAGAGACTTTTTGGATAAATGTAATAGGAAAAGGATATCCTGTTCCCAATAATACATTTCGTTGGTGTACAGATAGATTAAAAATTAGACCTACTTCAAATTTTTTACACGAACAAATTGATGAAAAAGGAGAAGCAATTGTCCTTTTAGGAACTAGATATGAAGAAAGTAAAAAAAGGGAAAAATCAATAAAAAAGCACGAAACAGAAGGTAAAAGATTAGCAAAACATGCCACTGATATTAATACTTGGGTTTACGCTCCAATTAAAGAATTAATGCTAGAGGAAGTATGGTATATAATAAATGCAATTAAATCTCCTTGGGGATTTGACAATTCAATCCTCTTTAAAATTTATGTTGATGCAAGTGCTGATGATTATGAATGTCCAACAATTGTAACTGACAAAGAACATAAATCTTGTGGACAAAGTAGATTTGGTTGTTGGACTTGTACAGTTGTGAAAAAAGATAAATCAATGTCTTCATTAGTAAATAATGGTCAGGAATGGCTAAAACCTTTGCTTGATTTTAGAACAAAACTTGTGGATGATAGAAATCTACCTGAAAACAGATCTGATCGAAGAAGAAATGGTATGCTTGCTGTAGATGAAGATGGAAATCCACGAGGAACATATGAAATGTCTTACAAAGTAAGACTATTAAAAGAATTATTAGAATTGCAAAAGGAAGTACAACAAGTAAAGCCTCATATAAATCTAATTAATAATCAAGAATTAATAGCTATTCAAGTAAGATGGAATAGAGAAGGATATTTCGAAAAAAGAGTCGGAGATATTTATAGAGATGTTTATGGAAAAGAACTAAGCACAAACAACCTTAAATCTTTAGATGCTACAGAACGTAGAATACTTAAAGAGGTTTGTGGAGATGAAACTAATTATTATCATTTAATAGATAATTTAATTACACTACAAGAAACTAAATCTTTAATGTTGTCTAAATATGGCTTACACAATGATGTCGAAAAACGTATTGAATCTTTTGTAAACCCGAAAAGCTAA
- the dndD gene encoding DNA sulfur modification protein DndD: MKISQINLTNFRIYKGENIVSFSPFTDKNINIIAGKNGYGKTTFLTSLIWVFYGKLMGQVEDKYRRDIKSYGGYDNFLRSLINKDIHRKFESGSIKTANFSIEVTLTDLLVPSIPCKEVRIKRSFNLANNKEDLTIFIDGTENELTKEVGYEVFINDFILPREIAKFFFFDAEKIVSLAEAKSKEELRSLSKAYSEVLGIKKYEDLKKNLETLLTKLRRAGVSGMEKSKLDSLLEKEKELKRLIELNLEKQLECDREIIIKRKISDELQEKLIREGNSITLEELKNVKSKRDELTKESSEIKSRLNDLMEFAPLIIAGKKLVDLRDQLLKEQSQAEHLIDSKIIKKEIESFSEKVLKRLKDNQLPISEITTIEKILNNTIKENNNQKENNTIKSVDVLLDFNKDQNLAFEAIYSNIKGNYVNQLNAIVQEEKNNRVVLSRTNQKIKQAEARKDNEIVKKYREERDLINERISTLTKDKNSLLEEIGELKNRLRVTRKESSEYEKNFKLIETDRKKYDVTENLLSKINTLITRIKEEKKYALQKALKLGLNKLMHKDDFVSNIKVNIDGDIMDIDLLDSKNNVINKDSLSKGEQQLYATALLKALVDESGIQFPVFIDSPLQKFDKNHSQNIIQEFYPEISNQVVLLPLLEKELTEEEYMMLKPNLSKTFMIESNKDCSTIKQKDLMEVFKKAKEDVYSN, encoded by the coding sequence ATGAAGATATCTCAAATAAACCTGACTAACTTCAGAATTTATAAAGGAGAAAATATTGTTTCTTTTTCGCCTTTTACAGACAAGAATATTAATATAATTGCGGGAAAAAATGGTTATGGAAAAACTACTTTTCTAACATCATTAATATGGGTTTTCTACGGAAAACTAATGGGACAAGTAGAAGATAAATACCGAAGAGATATAAAGAGTTATGGTGGATATGATAATTTTTTACGCTCTCTAATAAATAAAGATATTCATAGAAAATTTGAATCAGGTTCTATTAAAACTGCAAACTTTTCAATAGAAGTTACTCTTACAGATTTATTAGTACCATCAATACCTTGCAAAGAAGTACGTATAAAACGTTCTTTTAATTTAGCAAACAATAAAGAGGACTTAACAATTTTTATTGATGGTACAGAAAATGAGCTAACCAAAGAGGTTGGTTACGAAGTTTTTATCAATGACTTTATATTACCTCGAGAAATTGCTAAATTTTTCTTTTTTGATGCAGAGAAAATAGTTTCTCTAGCAGAAGCTAAATCCAAAGAAGAGTTAAGAAGTTTAAGTAAAGCTTATTCTGAAGTTTTAGGCATTAAAAAATACGAAGATTTAAAAAAGAATCTTGAAACGCTTTTAACGAAGCTTAGACGAGCAGGAGTCTCTGGTATGGAGAAATCCAAACTAGATTCATTATTAGAAAAAGAAAAAGAACTAAAGAGGTTAATTGAATTGAATCTTGAAAAACAATTAGAATGCGATCGTGAAATAATTATAAAGCGTAAAATTAGTGACGAACTGCAAGAAAAATTAATAAGAGAAGGTAATTCCATCACTTTAGAAGAGTTAAAAAACGTAAAAAGTAAAAGAGATGAATTAACTAAAGAGTCCTCTGAAATAAAATCTAGACTAAATGATTTAATGGAATTTGCTCCTTTAATCATTGCTGGTAAAAAATTAGTTGATTTAAGAGATCAATTATTAAAAGAACAATCTCAAGCTGAACATCTTATTGATTCAAAAATTATAAAAAAAGAGATTGAATCTTTTTCTGAAAAAGTATTAAAAAGACTAAAAGATAACCAACTACCAATATCTGAAATTACTACTATAGAAAAAATATTAAATAATACTATTAAGGAGAATAATAATCAGAAAGAAAATAATACAATTAAATCTGTTGATGTTTTACTAGACTTCAATAAAGACCAAAATTTGGCTTTTGAAGCTATATACTCAAATATTAAAGGTAATTATGTAAATCAATTAAATGCGATTGTTCAAGAAGAAAAAAATAACAGAGTAGTTTTATCAAGAACAAATCAAAAAATAAAGCAAGCAGAAGCTAGAAAGGACAATGAAATAGTAAAAAAGTATAGAGAAGAAAGAGATTTGATTAATGAAAGAATTTCTACTCTTACTAAAGATAAAAATTCATTATTAGAAGAAATAGGTGAATTAAAAAACAGGTTAAGGGTTACTAGAAAAGAATCTTCAGAATATGAGAAAAACTTTAAGTTAATTGAAACTGATCGAAAAAAATATGATGTAACTGAGAATTTATTGTCAAAAATCAATACTTTAATAACTAGAATTAAAGAAGAAAAGAAATATGCTTTGCAAAAAGCTCTTAAATTAGGATTGAATAAGTTAATGCATAAGGATGATTTTGTTTCTAATATAAAGGTTAACATTGATGGTGATATAATGGATATTGACTTACTAGACAGTAAAAACAATGTTATAAATAAAGACTCTTTATCTAAAGGAGAACAGCAACTATATGCTACAGCATTATTAAAAGCTTTAGTTGATGAATCAGGAATTCAATTTCCTGTTTTTATCGATAGTCCTTTACAAAAATTTGATAAAAATCATTCACAAAATATAATTCAAGAATTTTATCCAGAAATTTCTAATCAAGTAGTATTACTACCATTATTAGAAAAAGAATTGACGGAAGAAGAATATATGATGCTTAAACCAAATTTAAGCAAAACATTTATGATTGAAAGCAATAAAGATTGTTCTACTATTAAACAAAAGGATTTAATGGAAGTATTTAAAAAAGCTAAAGAAGATGTTTACTCAAATTAA
- a CDS encoding ATP-binding protein, whose protein sequence is MNENIIDANPTKDFFINMLTRDIRLDRAIIDLIDNCIDGAKNLKPKEDYEGLNVQLNLNENNFEIIDNCGGFSLNTAKNYAFRFGRPTEPEAKFVQHSIGRFGVGMKRSLFKIGGHFIVESKHKEDHFIVEVDINEWVKDEKWTFNYIENDNITKEKSKLNGEDGTAITVSKLYENIKIDFKSTEFIAKLKKEVSLALSYSILKNLKIEVNNSLIERTDITFLEKDGLRPLQVSKEINGVEIKIYAGIGDYFPNKAGWYIFCNDRLVLEADKTFTTGWKENRSDDGSIVKFHNDLAMFRGAVFFDSDDSSKLPMTTTKTGIDLDHPIYKTIRPFMLTSMSQVIRYLRKIEDKEEGQTIINNSTPVNITEIRDNKTLYTKDFVFPKTKAHKTANKFVGISYKKEKDLVEKVKDNLGISSNKEVGSLTFDYYFNMNELE, encoded by the coding sequence ATGAATGAAAATATTATTGACGCAAACCCTACGAAAGATTTCTTTATAAATATGCTCACTCGAGATATTCGTTTAGATAGAGCAATAATTGATTTAATTGATAATTGTATTGATGGAGCTAAAAATCTAAAACCAAAAGAAGATTATGAAGGGTTAAATGTTCAATTAAATTTGAATGAAAACAATTTTGAAATTATTGATAATTGCGGTGGGTTTTCATTAAATACTGCAAAAAATTATGCTTTTCGATTTGGTAGACCTACAGAACCTGAAGCAAAATTTGTACAACATTCTATTGGAAGATTTGGCGTAGGAATGAAACGTTCTTTATTTAAAATTGGTGGACATTTTATAGTTGAGTCAAAGCATAAAGAAGATCATTTTATAGTTGAAGTAGATATAAATGAATGGGTAAAAGATGAGAAATGGACATTTAATTATATTGAAAATGATAATATTACTAAAGAAAAATCTAAACTAAATGGTGAAGACGGTACTGCAATTACAGTATCAAAACTATATGAAAACATTAAGATTGATTTTAAATCGACCGAATTTATAGCAAAACTTAAGAAAGAAGTAAGTTTAGCCTTAAGTTACAGTATTTTAAAAAATCTTAAAATTGAAGTCAACAACTCTTTAATTGAAAGGACTGATATTACTTTTTTAGAAAAAGATGGTTTGCGTCCGCTACAAGTTTCAAAGGAAATAAATGGGGTGGAAATAAAAATATATGCAGGAATTGGAGACTATTTTCCTAATAAGGCTGGTTGGTATATATTCTGCAATGACCGTTTGGTATTAGAGGCTGACAAGACTTTCACAACAGGTTGGAAAGAAAACAGAAGTGATGACGGAAGTATTGTTAAGTTTCATAATGATTTAGCAATGTTTAGAGGGGCTGTTTTTTTTGATTCAGATGATTCCAGTAAGTTACCAATGACAACAACTAAAACAGGTATAGATTTAGATCATCCTATTTATAAAACAATAAGACCTTTTATGTTAACTTCTATGAGCCAAGTTATAAGATATTTAAGAAAAATAGAAGATAAAGAAGAAGGTCAAACTATAATTAACAATTCCACACCAGTAAATATTACAGAAATTAGAGATAACAAAACTTTATATACTAAAGATTTTGTTTTTCCAAAAACCAAAGCTCATAAAACTGCTAATAAATTTGTTGGGATCAGTTACAAAAAAGAAAAAGATTTGGTTGAAAAAGTTAAGGACAATCTAGGAATCTCAAGTAATAAAGAAGTTGGCTCCTTAACATTTGACTATTATTTTAATATGAACGAACTGGAATAA
- a CDS encoding DGQHR domain-containing protein: MKDNIIEGIPVIQNKQDFVITKLTIDQIFKYTKYTSRILNGFDEKGIPIYNGEVQRQIENSRVNKIADFLIEDPEATFPTNIVLHIPLEAIEEQVEYGNLVKIHIKDKVFSELEKKNGDVYITIIDGQHRIKGIEEALIRIQKEIEDYIKTLRKFENTDLRNKLNMRLERLEDLKNIELVVSFFIDKTIEYQAMIFSTINRTQKRVSQSLVYSLFGLDLDDTPQKTALECVIKLNGHENSPFYKRIKFYGGDYSKLNSPPLTQAAMVKSIVGLISESIRESERDRNRLRKELLKRTEGSKKFLPFRKYYANNDDFLISDIFYYYFRAVKEVFKNPNGQSYWEFINNNSKTENIFHTTVGYDSLLKILVDILTIENKGASVDLEYFLKYLTKAKHLAIDDINRYSFNNRGKKFLYLDMSLAIWPSDYIKNTKDKRLQKLRELEQTK; this comes from the coding sequence ATGAAAGATAATATAATAGAAGGAATACCAGTAATCCAAAACAAACAAGATTTCGTTATTACTAAATTAACTATTGATCAGATTTTTAAATACACAAAGTATACATCTCGAATTTTAAACGGTTTTGATGAAAAAGGTATTCCTATTTATAATGGGGAAGTTCAACGTCAAATTGAAAATTCACGAGTAAATAAAATTGCAGATTTCTTAATTGAAGATCCTGAAGCAACTTTCCCTACCAACATAGTTTTACATATTCCATTAGAAGCAATTGAAGAACAAGTTGAATATGGAAATCTTGTTAAGATACATATTAAAGATAAAGTATTTTCCGAGTTAGAAAAGAAAAATGGAGACGTTTACATTACAATTATCGATGGACAACATAGAATTAAGGGTATCGAAGAGGCTTTAATTAGAATACAAAAAGAAATAGAGGATTATATTAAAACTTTAAGAAAATTTGAAAACACTGATCTAAGAAATAAGTTGAATATGAGACTTGAGCGTCTTGAAGATTTGAAAAACATAGAACTTGTAGTGTCTTTTTTTATTGATAAAACTATTGAATATCAAGCAATGATATTTTCAACAATTAACAGAACTCAAAAAAGAGTTTCACAAAGTCTTGTATATAGTTTATTTGGTTTAGATCTAGATGATACACCTCAAAAAACAGCTCTTGAATGTGTTATTAAACTTAATGGTCATGAAAACTCACCTTTTTATAAACGCATAAAGTTTTATGGAGGTGATTATTCTAAACTGAATAGTCCACCTTTAACTCAAGCTGCAATGGTTAAATCAATTGTAGGCCTAATTTCAGAAAGCATTAGAGAATCGGAAAGAGATAGAAATAGATTAAGGAAAGAACTATTAAAGAGAACTGAAGGTTCAAAAAAGTTTTTACCATTTAGAAAATACTACGCAAACAATGATGATTTTTTAATTTCTGATATTTTCTATTATTACTTCAGAGCTGTCAAAGAAGTATTTAAAAATCCTAACGGACAATCATATTGGGAATTTATTAATAATAATTCTAAAACTGAAAATATATTCCATACAACAGTCGGTTATGATAGTTTGTTAAAAATATTAGTAGATATTTTAACAATAGAGAACAAAGGTGCAAGTGTTGACCTTGAATATTTTTTAAAATATTTAACCAAAGCAAAACATCTTGCTATTGATGATATTAACCGATATTCTTTTAATAATAGAGGTAAGAAGTTTTTATACCTAGATATGAGTTTAGCTATATGGCCATCAGATTATATTAAAAATACTAAAGATAAAAGGTTGCAGAAATTACGGGAATTAGAGCAAACAAAATAG
- a CDS encoding DndE family protein has product MFTQIKTSSANREVVAQLTRKLNLGKENIIARIAYTYSLSKDRKLDLTKIEDSGGKEYSKSVLFGVNLDVYLGLLCVNYGLSKKDKDIPKLIKMHIDDGLELMKNEIQENSSIDGFDYVIKKINFGLNKINL; this is encoded by the coding sequence ATGTTTACTCAAATTAAAACAAGCTCTGCAAATAGAGAAGTAGTAGCGCAACTTACAAGGAAATTAAATCTTGGTAAAGAAAATATAATTGCACGTATAGCTTATACATATTCTTTGTCAAAAGATAGAAAATTAGACCTAACAAAAATAGAGGATTCTGGAGGTAAAGAGTATTCGAAATCTGTATTATTTGGTGTTAACCTAGATGTATATTTAGGTTTATTATGTGTCAATTATGGGTTATCTAAAAAAGATAAAGACATTCCAAAATTAATTAAAATGCATATTGATGATGGATTAGAATTGATGAAAAATGAAATACAAGAAAACTCAAGTATAGATGGATTTGATTATGTTATAAAAAAAATAAATTTTGGTTTAAATAAAATAAATTTATAA
- a CDS encoding O-methyltransferase — translation MASYNIFNYNYRPAKSIERKLFVELLKEIYGISPGNDCSYIGLGSVFFSDFKMIHKELGINNLVNIEKNKTDKKRFEFNKPFSCIKLEWGDTTDVLPTLDWKSRKIIWLDYDQSLQSFMFDDIDFVFTNAIEGSFYFMSCNSGLNRYTSQDGNHKLNQFENDFDGLVPNGIKKESLSKNQSVNLIYEMIKKRIEHNLDLKNVTLIEKEKLLFHQMLYITYQDGAPMISIGGYIMKKSNHKIFLKKRINKFLFVRLDDKPLDLISPIVTTQELDLMNNYLPKSKKQFLNIKKIDFIPIKDRTKYQSTYRYFPNFVEIRD, via the coding sequence ATGGCATCTTATAATATTTTTAATTATAATTACAGACCTGCAAAGTCAATAGAAAGAAAATTATTTGTTGAATTATTAAAAGAAATTTATGGTATCTCTCCAGGAAATGACTGTTCATATATTGGTTTAGGTTCAGTTTTTTTTTCTGATTTTAAAATGATTCATAAAGAATTAGGAATAAACAACTTAGTTAATATTGAAAAAAATAAAACTGATAAAAAAAGATTTGAATTTAACAAGCCTTTTTCTTGTATAAAACTAGAATGGGGAGATACTACAGATGTTCTACCAACACTAGATTGGAAAAGTCGTAAAATTATATGGCTAGATTACGACCAATCACTTCAATCTTTTATGTTTGATGATATAGATTTTGTTTTTACAAATGCGATAGAGGGTAGTTTTTATTTTATGAGCTGTAATAGTGGGTTAAACCGTTATACAAGTCAAGACGGGAATCATAAGCTAAACCAATTTGAAAATGACTTTGATGGCTTAGTCCCTAATGGAATAAAAAAAGAAAGCCTATCAAAAAATCAATCAGTAAATTTAATATATGAAATGATAAAGAAAAGGATTGAACATAATTTAGATTTAAAAAATGTCACTTTAATAGAAAAAGAAAAGTTACTCTTTCATCAAATGTTATATATTACATATCAAGATGGAGCGCCAATGATTTCTATTGGTGGTTATATTATGAAAAAGTCTAACCATAAAATATTTTTAAAAAAAAGAATAAATAAATTTTTATTTGTTCGATTAGATGATAAGCCATTAGATTTAATTTCTCCCATAGTTACTACCCAAGAACTAGATTTAATGAATAATTACTTACCTAAATCTAAAAAACAATTTTTAAACATTAAGAAAATTGATTTTATACCTATTAAGGACAGAACAAAATACCAATCTACCTATCGTTATTTTCCGAATTTCGTTGAAATAAGAGATTAA
- the lodB gene encoding lysine-epsilon-oxidase maturase LodB: protein MPDSMRQTDVLIVGGGPSGASAALSLLNHSKYNVTIIEQSDFNTTRVGEHVSTSIFGLIEYLKLSKGDFEKDSFMPSYASKAYWGNDEVSTINTIFTADEATFQLDRQKFDFKLIETAAERGATIYPRTKCLEYEQLADKSWRIFLNHATEGKFIIHANYLVDASGRSANVCRKIGGISKKYDSLMSVGMFFDLNEGYKKFEQVIESVELGWWYAACLPDNRMVIVFFSDADIISENKIHQINKWSHLIQQSNHIKNVLQENHSIGGKLWVKNAQTQVSDTRTLERFIAIGDAAASFDPISSMGIGFSISSAIYAAKHIAQEFKEGISTIDSYQEDILKNFNRYHQIKTRYYNKEKRWSPSKFWQRRNL, encoded by the coding sequence ATGCCAGATTCTATGAGACAAACAGATGTGCTTATTGTTGGTGGAGGCCCCAGTGGAGCCTCTGCTGCATTAAGTTTGTTAAATCACTCTAAATACAATGTAACCATCATTGAGCAATCTGATTTTAATACAACTAGAGTTGGAGAACACGTTTCTACAAGTATTTTCGGTTTAATTGAATATTTGAAGTTAAGCAAGGGCGATTTCGAAAAAGATAGTTTTATGCCCTCTTATGCTAGCAAAGCCTATTGGGGGAACGATGAAGTAAGTACAATCAACACTATATTCACTGCTGATGAGGCCACTTTTCAATTGGACCGACAAAAGTTTGATTTTAAGTTAATCGAAACCGCAGCAGAAAGAGGGGCAACCATTTACCCAAGAACAAAATGTTTGGAATACGAGCAGCTGGCTGATAAAAGTTGGCGAATATTTCTGAATCACGCTACCGAAGGTAAATTTATTATTCATGCAAATTATCTTGTTGATGCTTCAGGAAGATCAGCCAACGTGTGTCGCAAAATCGGGGGTATTTCGAAAAAATATGATTCATTAATGAGTGTAGGCATGTTTTTCGATTTAAATGAAGGTTACAAGAAATTTGAGCAGGTTATAGAATCAGTGGAATTGGGTTGGTGGTATGCAGCATGTCTGCCGGATAATAGAATGGTGATTGTTTTTTTCTCAGATGCTGACATTATCTCTGAAAACAAAATCCATCAGATTAATAAGTGGAGTCATTTAATACAACAGAGTAATCATATAAAAAATGTCTTACAAGAAAACCACTCAATTGGAGGTAAATTGTGGGTTAAGAATGCGCAAACTCAAGTAAGTGATACTAGAACTTTAGAACGTTTTATTGCCATTGGAGATGCCGCCGCGTCTTTTGACCCCATTTCTTCTATGGGTATCGGATTTTCAATTAGTTCTGCAATCTACGCTGCAAAACATATTGCTCAGGAATTTAAAGAAGGTATTTCAACTATTGACTCATATCAAGAAGATATTTTAAAGAATTTCAATCGATATCATCAAATAAAAACAAGGTATTACAATAAAGAAAAAAGGTGGTCACCTTCAAAATTTTGGCAAAGGAGAAATCTATAA
- the lodA gene encoding CTQ-dependent lysine 6-oxidase LodA — MEFKISPSIGVARLGNSKNQFCLSPDEIGGLPYEADPHGNKLGPIKNFKDDQSQVRKQGQLFKVFSADGEELTSNSPNIASMEWTVHLANKKAAWYQYSELKGNLLYGKENSYKNRKVPFRNASMKTEGERQTLIIDPGPRSVCGPNQSVKFDQPSVPKGYPAQFPPSKVSSGTPIKTLGDLKTDDEGRLIVIGGYGHAGGNEPLTSYGGSDTWHDDTADGPVYCTLTFKDGSDPITLQAWVIIGSPDFAPEIVNISTLSDSMFDVGVRYFNLVPDMCKGGVFNSNYKVNYQRDILPIIKRFAGYQWVSNVQSMMAFTANLIDFSDPSEDNRKNRENYFSYFRRPNDKSDSSLDQPQSELFKMNGDDSFPMMPLNSGSNSVSNETIVKFLALNDTQYFMFQQWANGNFENNPSFEPLPISKEDQASIGNCVGLPMCPGIEVTWSVQNPAIYSAPYIISDQRGLGGYNNSGLTPSRDECEGGGCEPGDLTKRMACPWQADFFQCTVQPVNFTNPAFNKDQRTTREEINTTDTWKKSKTTYQDNQTYSSDPIKEPLPPTYYSYWWPPQSPWDVLTGETTLEGQMQSNLPAGQQMNYARGINSFVQMVEHWSALAFIRNTNSQDKGFPYFAETERTNELFSFQEYGVGQISGNADDNGTTMPVFYIEQNLKKIKSKNERAKKLVGFLEERAFKPITVNRNELGPPRSGTKMRR; from the coding sequence ATGGAATTTAAAATTAGTCCCTCTATAGGGGTTGCAAGATTGGGAAACAGCAAAAATCAGTTTTGCCTTTCACCAGATGAAATAGGAGGCCTTCCATATGAAGCTGATCCCCATGGGAACAAGTTGGGACCTATAAAAAATTTTAAAGACGATCAAAGTCAAGTACGAAAACAAGGACAACTATTCAAAGTTTTTAGCGCAGATGGTGAAGAACTAACTTCAAACTCACCTAACATTGCCTCTATGGAATGGACGGTTCATTTGGCCAACAAAAAAGCAGCATGGTATCAGTACAGTGAGCTTAAAGGTAATTTACTTTATGGTAAAGAAAACAGTTATAAAAACCGAAAAGTGCCTTTCAGAAATGCCTCTATGAAAACTGAGGGAGAAAGACAAACACTAATCATTGATCCAGGACCAAGAAGCGTTTGTGGCCCAAATCAAAGCGTTAAGTTCGATCAACCTTCAGTTCCAAAAGGATACCCTGCTCAATTTCCACCATCAAAAGTGTCATCTGGAACACCTATTAAAACCTTAGGTGATCTTAAAACAGATGACGAGGGAAGACTTATCGTTATCGGAGGTTATGGACATGCTGGAGGGAATGAGCCTCTTACGAGTTATGGTGGCTCAGACACTTGGCACGATGATACCGCAGATGGTCCCGTGTATTGTACACTTACCTTTAAAGATGGTTCAGACCCTATTACACTTCAAGCTTGGGTGATTATAGGTTCTCCAGACTTTGCTCCAGAAATTGTTAATATTTCAACGCTTAGCGACAGTATGTTTGATGTTGGAGTAAGGTATTTTAATCTTGTTCCTGACATGTGTAAAGGAGGTGTTTTTAACTCGAATTATAAGGTCAATTATCAACGGGATATTTTACCTATTATTAAACGTTTTGCTGGATATCAGTGGGTATCAAACGTTCAATCAATGATGGCTTTTACCGCAAACTTAATCGACTTCTCAGATCCAAGTGAAGACAATAGAAAAAATAGGGAAAACTACTTCTCCTATTTCAGACGTCCCAACGATAAATCTGATTCTTCGCTTGACCAACCTCAATCTGAGTTGTTTAAAATGAATGGTGATGATTCTTTTCCTATGATGCCCTTAAACTCCGGTAGTAACTCGGTAAGTAACGAGACGATTGTTAAGTTTTTGGCATTAAATGATACTCAATACTTTATGTTTCAACAATGGGCAAATGGAAACTTTGAAAACAATCCTTCATTCGAACCACTACCTATCAGTAAGGAAGACCAGGCAAGTATAGGAAATTGCGTTGGTTTACCTATGTGCCCCGGTATTGAAGTTACGTGGAGTGTTCAAAATCCAGCGATTTATTCAGCCCCATATATTATTTCAGATCAAAGAGGTCTTGGTGGCTATAACAACTCAGGTCTTACTCCTTCAAGAGATGAATGTGAAGGAGGTGGGTGTGAACCAGGGGATTTAACTAAAAGAATGGCGTGTCCTTGGCAGGCAGATTTTTTTCAGTGTACAGTTCAGCCAGTAAACTTTACGAATCCAGCTTTCAATAAAGACCAGAGAACCACCAGAGAAGAGATCAATACCACGGATACTTGGAAGAAATCTAAAACTACCTATCAGGACAACCAAACGTACAGTTCTGATCCTATCAAAGAACCGTTACCTCCAACTTATTATTCATATTGGTGGCCACCACAAAGCCCATGGGATGTATTAACTGGTGAAACTACTCTAGAAGGGCAAATGCAATCCAATTTACCAGCAGGTCAGCAAATGAACTATGCACGAGGGATCAATAGTTTTGTTCAAATGGTAGAACACTGGTCTGCATTAGCATTCATTAGAAATACAAATTCGCAGGATAAGGGGTTCCCTTATTTTGCAGAAACTGAACGAACAAACGAGCTATTCTCATTTCAAGAATATGGTGTTGGGCAGATAAGTGGTAATGCAGACGATAATGGCACAACAATGCCCGTATTTTATATCGAACAAAATCTAAAAAAAATAAAGAGTAAAAATGAGAGAGCTAAAAAACTAGTGGGTTTTCTTGAGGAACGTGCCTTTAAACCAATCACCGTTAATAGAAACGAATTAGGCCCTCCTCGCTCTGGTACAAAAATGAGACGTTAA